The Chelonoidis abingdonii isolate Lonesome George chromosome 11, CheloAbing_2.0, whole genome shotgun sequence genomic interval CCCGCTctcctggtgcccctcagtcccgacccgcaGCACCCActgagccctgggctctccctctgctctcctgATGCGCCTCAgtccccctcacctccctgctatcccagccctgggctcccccaaccGGGCCCCTCAATTGGCTGTGTTGCCAACATGCAGCCAGTCCTGAGTTATGACCTCAGCCTTCCTGGGTTAGGCAGTCACTGGCTATCCCAACACTGCCCACTAGAGGGGAGTCTTGCCCTTTCCTCTGATGCAGGCAAGataccggggtagatgggcccCAAGTCTGATCTGATCTGAAAATTCCCTTGTTCCTAAGAGCCCGGGACAGGACCTGAGCCCAGGAGGTGCTGGCGGGGCTAGCCCTTGTTTTGCCAGACGGGTCCATGCTGGTGGGTTTCGGGGCCGGCTGCTCAGGTGTCTAACTCtgggtttctctctttctcttctgtgcTGAGGTCGCTgtcgggggctcccagccacccccaaATTGAAGGTAAGGGGCTGGCGTGTTCTGAGGTTTCCCTTCCCCAGCTGGTGTTTTATAGCTGCCAATAGGGTCTCAGTGCCGGGGTAGGAAGTTggaaggtgtggggtggggggaggactcctgggttctctccttggttctgagaggggagtggtatctagtggttagagcgggaggcggctgggaatcaggactcctgggttctctccttggctctgagagaggagtgaggtctactggttagagcaggagggctgggagccaggactcctgggttctgtccccagctctgggaaggggaatgggggTTAGTGGTTAGAGCCGGGGGAGGCTGGGAGTTaggcctcctgggttctatccctgctggcagggagaggggggttAAAACAGGCAAATAACCTTGctgtcctctccccacccagtgcCCAGGTCTGGGGGGCGTGcgtggagggagggatgggggggtgggatcAGTCCAGGACTGCTGTCCTTAGCAGCCTGGGGCCTGTTCCCTTTGTAGCATGCGGGCAGCGAGGGGGAGCTGTTCCCCGCCCCGCCGCCCCTGGCACTCTCAGGCAGTGTCTGCACCCTGGACTCCAGCGTAGCTGAGGAGTCGGACCACGGTGAGGATGCCGAGTCACCCCCGTTCTGCCTGGCCGAGGAGCCGCTGTCCATCACCGAGGAGATCCTGGAGCTGCTCAGCCAGAGGGGGCTGAGCGGGGACCTGGGTACAGAGGAGACGCCATGGGGGCAAGGAGAGCAGCGCCCTGGGAGCCCCACTCCACAGCCAGAGCAGGTATGTGAGAAGGGGCATAATGGGAGAGAAGGTAGAAGCGGCATTGGCTAGTGGAGGGAGCACTGGGCtgagaaccaggactcctgggttctgtctctggCTGAGGGAGgtgagtgggatctagtggtcagagccggggctctgggagccaggactcgtGGGGTCTGTCTCTGGCTGAGGGAGcagagtgaggtctagtggtcagagcactggGTCTGGgaaccaggattcctgggttctgtctctggCTGAGGGTGGTGAGTGAGGTCttgtggtcagagcagggagtctgggagccaggactcgtGGGGTCTGTCTCTGGCTGAGGGAAGtgcggtctagtggttagagcagagccTAGGACGTAGACTTCTGTGTGCctatgggtaacattttcaaaagcacctgactTAAGAGCGAAAGCCCCATTTTCAAATCCGACTGGGCCCTTCGGAGTCTGATTTTTCCCGGGTCCCTTAAATGGAACTTGGTATCCAAAACCGTGCTGTGAAAATTCTACCAGTGCTGCACCATCAGCCTTCCGCCCAGCCTGAGATTTGGCTGAGAAATCCTGTGATTTTTGCCTGAGAAATCATGAGAGTCAAGGGTTCTTTCTGCTGCTCTGAGCTCACATTTTCACCCTTTTTTGTTCAACCAGGAGGGCTGGCAATTTCCTTTTGGGCTTTGAATCAAAGCCTAGATTCCCCCGAAAGcccatgattccaggagctgtgtgATTATTAAGTGAAACCGCAAGGATCTGTTAGCTAGACCTGGACGGGAAGCTTTGCTCATCCTAGGAACACGGTCAAGAGATTGAAATATTTTCCCTTCCCGAATCGGGACGTAAAATCAAAATCTCAAAGATTTTCACCAGTTGGAAATTTGTTTCCCTTCCGGtcatttcaaacatttcatttcacttttgatcctttttattttatttttgtttaaacttgGGGTTCTCCATAAATGATGTAACGCATTTTGGGGTGATTttcaagccctgcctgccccggGTAACACTTCGTAAGACGGAAACAAAGAGCGAAATGAAGGATTCACCCACCCACTGCCCCGTCacctcatttttttaatttctattttttattatatgGTTTGAACcggaaaactggaatttttcatttaaaaaatttagaAACATTTTCCCCCGGGTGTTTTTGAGACGAGAAATGCGTCCATTTCCCGCCAGCGAGGGTCCGCTTTTGACAGATCACCGTTTTCTGATGGAACAATCCTTTGCTGAGAAATATccccccagcctgactctgaccccgCTGTTGTCTGCTTTGATCCCCCAGGATCCGCCTCTGAGCCGAGCCGTGCTGGAAGAACGAGCCGAGGGAAGCGAGATTCAGGAGGCAGACGCCACAGGGGGAGACGAGCCCTGCTGTGGCAGCCTCGGCTTGACGCAACCCCTCCCGCCGCGCCATCCCCCCCAGAGCGAATCGGAGGAGGAGCAAAAGGAGGAGCGGGGCCCTTCCCCACTTTGTGTCCTAGAAGACCTGAGTGCAGAGGAGGCCGCCGGCAAGCCAGAGGGCCTGGCAGGGGATAACGCCCTGCGTGCAGGGCGCGAAGCGTCCAATGAGGAGCTCGGCTCCACTGATGGGGCCTGCCCCGCATATGGGGATGGGTCAGCGCAGGACTCGCCGCTGACCCGAGACGACCGGCTGCTGATCGAGAAGATCAAGTGCTACTACGAGGCGAGCGAGGCTGCTCCAGACCTCCCTGCTCAGGAGGGtgccctctctgcccccaccggGGTGGTGCGGGACTCTGTGCTCCACTTCAACCGCCTCCCCCAGCAGGAAGGAGCCATGGACTGCGAGAGGGGCCGGGCTTCTCGGGCCAAGGCCCGCCCTGCCCGCCAGGAGGATGCTAGGAGGAGATGGGGCCAGTTTCTTGACCAAAACACCATCCCTCGTGACGCCAACCAAGAGGATTCTGGGAACGGGGAGGGCCCGGCCTTTGATCAAGACACTCAGTTTGGGGCCAACCAAGAGGCCCAAGAGGATGCTGGGAAGGGACAGGGCCAGCCAATCAACCCAGACATCCATGGCATCAACCAAGAGgatgctgggaaggggcaggaccagCTCATTGACCAAGGCACCGAAGCTGACGCCAACCAAGAGGATGCTGGGAAAGGGCGGGGCCAGCTCATTGACGGAGGCACCGAAGCTGACGCCAACCAAGAGGATGctgagaaggggcggggccagcctGCCAGCCATGTTGCCCCGCCCCCTGCCGGCCAGGAGCCCGAGTACAAGTCGTGCGCAGAGATCCGGCGGGCGTGGCGGGAGAAAGAGCGGGGGGCGGCGGACGCCCTGGGAGCGCGCACCCCCCGCATGAAGCTGGGCAGCAAAGGGCCGGCAGCCGCCCGTGAGCCCCCACCGTTCCTGGAGCCCCTGTGGATTGTGGAGGAATCAGATCTGGCTGCCCCACCCCGGCTGCCCCGTGGCGACGGGGTCCCTCGGGCTGATGGTGTCCCGCCCGCCGGCTACGCCCCCCTGCCAGGGCTGTACGAGGACACTGCCCCTTGCCTGCTGGAGAACTCGGAGCGGATCCTTAGCAAGGTCCAGGCCCTGGCGCGGATGTACAGCGAGAAGATCAGCCGGTCCAAGATGGCCCGGAGGCCGCAGGACGGGCTGCGCCGCCCAGTACCCAGCAGGATGGGCACCCTGGAAAGCCTGCGGGAGGAGATGCCAGGGCCCTGCCTCCCTCGCTGTGAGTCCCAGGGCTTGTGGCTGTGTGGGTAGGACCCCCCTGCTGCGGCACGGTTTGGAGGGAGGCCTTGGGAGGGGCCCGGGGCAGCCCCAGGTGTCAGAGAACTCCACCCTCTGTAGGGCACCCCAGGGTGTCACTCTGTATGCCAGGCTCTCTGCAGCAtggctgtccctctccccactgctccatGCCCGATTCCGcggccccctgagccagccagttaCCCACCCTAGGGTGGATCAGAGCctgcgccccctagaggggaaaggctctgtGCCCCATTCCTcatccccctgagccagccagtcccccacccTGGACTGGATCAGAGCCGGtgtcccctagaggggaaaggctccgtgccccattccccacccccttgagccagccagtcccccacccTGGACTGGATCAGAGCCGGtgtcccctagaggggaaaggctccgtgccccattccccacccccttgagccagccagtcccccacccTGGACTGGATCAGAGCCGGtgtcccctagaggggaaagtgccccattcccacccccttgagccagccagtcccgccaCCTGGACTTGGATCAGAGCCGGTGtccccagaggggaaaggctccgTGCCCCATTcttcacccccctgagccagccagtcccccacccTAGGCTGGATCAGAGCCGGCgctccctagaggggaaaggctccgTGCCCGATTCctcaccccctgagccagccagtacCTCCTTCAAATCTCTAGGTTGTGTGGAGAATCATGATGGATCCCAGGGCAATGGGGTAACATGGAGTCCAAATCAGGGCAGGATCTGAGACTCCAGCAGCTCTGGCCTGTTTGCCCCCGGCTCCCCGGCCGCTGGCTTTCCCTACCCCCTGCCTCCCAGGTCTGTGTATCTGGATCCCTCCTTACGTCAGTCTCTGCTGTCCGAGCGTTGGTGTCCCGGGTGCCTGGACACCAGAGCAGGTCGAACTGCACCCCAGAGCCACCTGGCCTGTCCCAGGACTAGATTGGCTGGCACAGAGCCACCCAGGGAGACAGGCGTGTGGAGTCTGAGCAAAGCTGTcctggggcctggggtggagggagctgcagaggggaCTTTCTGCCGGCTGTGGCAGGGCTTGAGGCGCAAGAGGAGCGGCCAGCTTGCGAGGCATTCCTTTTGCTCAAGCCGTAGATGCCTAGGGGGGTGGATTGCAGGGACACGGGTTCTAGTCCCAACTCCCCTAAGTGGGTGGGGACTATCCCTGCAGCCTGCAACTCATCAGTCCTGTGCAGGAAGCGTTCACAGGCGCAGCTGGGTCCTGTTCggtcacacacacgcacacacagtcaTTGCTGGGGGGATCAGAATAGAAAGCTGGTGGTAACCCCTGCAGGCTGCTCCTCCTGCAAGCAaggcctgccccccacccccacccccggtgtCAGAACAAAAGCCGCTGTCCTGGGACCTGTGCCCAGGAAAGAAAATGTTCCTTGTGGGGGCCTGAGAGCAGATGGGAAGGGCAGCTGGGAAAGCGGAGCGTGGGGGGGGGGTGATGGCTCTGGTGAAATTGGACAATGCCATCTGAGCAATGTATATGGGTGTGTGCAAGAGACCGCAGCCCCCCCTGCTGGCGCGGGGTGCGTTCGCACAACGGGCAGAGTTCCCTGCTCAAAGGGATTCAGGAGTTGATCTGCTAGGATGGGTCCCCAGCTGGGGTGAATGCCGGAGTAATATCCCCAGGCAGTGGGAATCAGCACCATTCCTTTGACTTCTGTGGCTCCTAACACCGGTTCACAccagctttggggcagggggggtctGACCCTGGGCTCTGTCCTGCTTGGATCCCTGCACCTGTACTTTGGGGTCAATTGGGGCTGCATGCTCAGCTCTGCAGTAGGTGAGAGAATAATATTCGGCCCCTCTGCAGGTCTCCAAGTTCTTCACGAAGGCGGGTAAATTggatcccctttttacagatggggaaactgagacaccggtcttgcccaaggtcaccccaGAGCAGCACAAGACTGGGAACCGGGTCTCCTGAAGCTCATGCttgtgctctacccactaggctGCACGTGGGGATAAGGGGCGTAAGCCGACAGGGAGCTGCTGACCCCTCTCCCCTTGTCTCCCCCAGGCGAGCCCCGGCTTTACGGCCATGTTCTCATCCGTGAGCCCCCCCTGCACGTGAACTGTGTCCAGGAGAACGTGCTGCTGGTGGCCGCCGCCCGAGGGAACGCCCTGGATCTGCACAGTGATGGGCCTGCACCTCTTCTGGCTTCCCTGCATCTGGGTTCGCCCCCggcagaggagccaggagccGCCCAGCAGGAGCTTCCCCCCCCGGCAGCTGTTCCGCCTCCCCCCTCGCTGGTGGAACCGCCCCCGAAGCTCAGCGGGGACCCCCCGAGCCCAGGCAATCCGGATGGGGAAGGCCCCGGCATGGGCAGCTCTCCCTCGCCAGCTCCCGTTGCTACCAGTGGAACTGGCACGACACCCGAAGCCAAGGACTTTGAAGGAGCCGGGTGCCTGTCGGTGCCAGGCTGCCAAGCCGGGCTGCAGGCCTGCGGGCACCGGGGTAAGCCGAGCACCGGGGAGGTTTCCACAGAGAcggcagcctcctctcccttctggGAAGCAGCCCTGAGCCAGCAGGCGCCGGAGGTGGCTGGGCCGGTCCCAGtggcctcccccacccctgcaacgGAACGGCAGCCTGCGTGTGTCGGCACGTCCTCCGAGCCCGACCTGGTGGGACAGGACCTCTCCATCCCTGGCGCTGGCCCCCCAGAGCCGGCGGGGAAGCAGAGTGGGCCTATCGTTGTCCTGCTGCCAGAGGAGCGGGCCCTGGCTTTGGGCAGGGATTCCCCGCCTGGCACTGAGGAGCTGCTCCCCCAACCATTGCTGGGGCCTGTCTGCTGCGAGACAGGAGAGGCTTCCCTGCCTCCTGCGCCAGACCCCGTCCCACCTGCGGCACCCTCCAGTGCTGCAGGATCCTCGTCTCCGGTCCACAGCAATGCCCTGCCCCTGGCAGCTGTGCCATCCCGGGGCACCCGCCTGCCTTCCCGGGCCACGGGCATGGCACACCCATCCCCGGAGCTGTTCTcggctgcagctgcccagcccagCCGCTCCGTGGCCCGGTCAGCTCCCACGTCACCCAGCTCTGGCCTGGATCGCAGCCCCCTCCCGGCTCTGCTGCGCCTCCAGACCTCCTCCCCGGCACACCGGCGCCTCTCCTCCAGCGCCGCGGCCATCTCCAGGTACATCGCCGCCTCCTGCATCAGCCAGAGCCTGGCCAAGAGAAATGGTGCTTCCTCGGGGCCACCTGACACCCAGCCTCCTGCAGCAGAGACTCCGGCACCCACCAGGCCTCTGCCTGCTTGCACAGCCATCCCGAGATCATCCTACCCTTTGGGACCACCTGGCACCCAGCCTccactggcagagaccctggcacCCACCAAGCCTCTGCCTCCTTGCTCAGCCATCCCGAGACCATCCGCCTGCCCCTTGGGACCACCTGGCACCCAGCCTCCTGCAGCAGAGACTCCGGCACCCACCAGGCCTCTGCCTCCTTGCTCAGCCATCCCAAAGCCATCCTCCTGCCCCTTGGGGCCACCTGGCACCCAGACTCCGTCGACAGAGACCCCGGCACCCACCAGGCCTTTGCCTCCTTGCTCAGCTGTCCCGAGACTGCCCCCTGGCCCCCTGGGCTccagagccccagcacccccaTCTGCTCCATTCCCCAGTGAGAAGGCCAATGCCTGGTCTCATTGTACCAGCAAACGGGACCCTTCCcagctcagtgtctgcccttccccCTGTGCAAGCCCTGGGTCGCCCTCTGCCCCGGGCTGTTGCCGCGATTCCGGCTGGCTGGGGGAGCCCATCCCCTTGGTGTCTGGCTCGGGCGTGCTGCTGGCCTTCGACCGTCTCTCGGGGACATGCCCGGCCCCCCGGGCTAAGCAGCCCGCCCCCTTCTCCTCcacttcagagcccagctccaggGTCCAGTCTCCAGCGCCAGCCTGCCCCCGGGTGTGCTCCCCGCCTCCCTCCAGTCAGCGCCCCGCAGTGGGAAGAGGTGGCTTCGCCCCCCCGCGGCCTTGCTCCTTTGCCCCCTTGCACGTCCCCTCCCAGCCTTCCACCCTCCGCCTCTCCTCGCCCCTGCAgcccacctcccacccctccgCCACGTTACCTCAGCCAGGCAGGAGGCCGAGGGGAAACCCCGAGAGCCCCCCGTTCCCTAGGgatggagacagggcagggtgctGCTCCAGGGCACCCCCTAGCAACTCAGCGAGTCCCAGCCCCGATGAACTGGATGGCATCAAGTGGCCGGATGTCCCCGGCTTGCGTTCCAGGTACGCTGACTGGGCAGGCAGCATGGGGGCGCCGGGCTCACCGGAGGAGTATCCTAAAGTGAGGGCGGACTCGGCTCGGGACATGGGACCCCATCGGGCCAGCTACTCCACCACCGTCAACATCCAGATCGGGGGCAGCGGCCGGATCGCCTCCTTCAGCAACGCTCAGGTCAGCCTCACCCACCCGCTGCTGGCGGCGCCCGGGCAGCACAGCACAAGGCGGATCAATGGCAGCACCTTAGAGACCCCGCAGAAAACGTGACGGCCCAGGTCAGGCGGGGGGTTTCACAGCCACAGCTGCAGGAGCGCTCCCGGCTCTGCACGTGCCCGGGGACCAATGGTCATATATTTCTGGGGCTGGATGGTATGTGAGGGGCATGAATTGTTACTGACCCACTGGggttggcaggggtggggccagatccccagctagggTAATTTGGCCAGTTGAAGATCCGGGCCCATTGATCCCAATGGAATGAGGCCCATTgatgccagctggggatctgggtcCATTGACCATAATGGAGCGACATCCATTGACCCCAGTGGAATGAAGCCTATTGATACCACCTGGGGATCTGGGTCCATTGAACTTAACGAAGCGACGTTCACTGACTCCCAGTGGAATGAAGCCCATTgatgccagctggggatctggtttCCTGAGTGACTTCAGAGGCACAGTGGGGTGGATAATGCAGCTGAACTCAAGAGTCCATCCGTGCAATTAAGCAACAGTTTCCAGGCCAGGAGGGATCGGCGGGGCCCGGTCTGTAAAAGCCGTATGCCCCCAACTGATTGTGCTCGTCCTGGCCAGGTGGCCACAGCACCTACAGGCCAACAGGTAAAGGGCTTTCTGCCCTGCAAGCCCCCTCACGAGGCAGACGGCATTcggttcaggctctgggtggtTTTAACCGCCTGGCTTGTTCCTCGGTGGGTTGGGCCTGCATCGAGACCAAAGTGAGCGGTGTGGGTGTTTGTAAAGAGGAGTGGGCACTAGAggggacacaaacacacacaaaagcctaggcagcagggggcaggagtgtgcACAGGGCAGTACAAACATATGCATACCTCCTTAGCCAGCACGGGGATCTGCATGCACACCCGCCTAGCCAGAAGGGAGCAGCGTGGACCCACAGAGAGGCAGCAGAAATACACCCAACTATTTTCCTGCTTTTAAGTGTGAAAACCAAAGTGTCTTCTGGGCCAAATCCTTGCTTCAGCCAAActctccttgaggcagcccagcagAGCAAGAGCCCCAGGCATGGGGAAAGCCGTTGTCCTGGTGCAGAACCGCCGGCCCCGCCGCATCTGTCCCCATTAAGTTGTATGGAGCCCGGCTCAGATCGCTAGACCTAGGGGTCAGTTTCAGTCTTTGGACTCTGGCACATTGAGATACTGAGGTGTGTCAGCCACACCATCCCTGTTATGCCTTCGCTCTGGTGTTTCAGCCTCCCCCCGGCAGAAACCCAGCTCCACGAGTCCCTCTTAAACCTGCGCGAGCTGTTGGGCAGGGGTTgtattcccagttctgctacgAACTCCTAGTGTGTGATTGTGGTCTAGCCACTTAATCTgccctgtgcctcattttcccccatGGGGATTGTggactctttggggcagggtgcGTAGCTTGCTCTGGGCACAGCATACATCTCAATTTTCCTGGGTGCTTCTGTAATTAATCTAACATAAACTGAAACTACAGCTCTGGTGAGCTGAAGCTGGTGCTGTTCAGTATCCATGCCCTCAAATGTGTAGGAAGTGGATGTTACTTTCTCTGCAAGGGAACCACAGATGGGCCCTCAACTCTTGCTTAAGGGCTGGCCTCAGGGTGTGCTGGAAATGGCAAGGCAGCCATGTCCGTCTCTTTCTGAGGCCTAAACGCACCTTAAATTCAGAAAATTTGCCCATAAAAATTGCAGTGGGACAGTTGGgtagaactgtttttttttaaagtatttgtatCAGATCAACATGGAAATCACTGGCTCAATGTCCGTTtaaaccagctgagaatctggccccactgTGTCCAGTGTAAGATGCCCCGTTTAAATTAGGTGGATCTCCAGCTCTTAATCTCTGCAGAGTGGCAACTGGTCCAAATTACTCCAGAATGATTTCCCCCCCCTCTACGCCCATAAAACCTGTAACTCAAAAGCACCCCTCAGTTTCTTCCCAGCTTTCCCTGGAGCTGAGTTGCTGTGAGATTCTAGTCGATTTCTCTGACCAATTCAAGATGCAAAATAAGTTTGCTTAAATATTGCACTTCTATAGTAAAATCCCTCCAGACATAGCAATCCTGGGTTGTGATTTGGATGAAACGTCTTGGAATGTTTGAATCCCTGCTCGTTTTCCTTGAAATTAACAAggggaaattgtgtgtgtgtgtgtgtgtcctttccCTAAAAGAGGACATCAGGAACGGTGGCAATAAAATGCGAACAGTGAAATAAATATTGGCTCCTTAAAAAGTGGTACAGCTATTTCTGGCTTTTTGCAATGAGTTTTTCTGCTTCATCTCTAAAGCTGGGTTGCACAAGGAGATTTTAAATTGGAGCAGCAGGTAGTTAAAGAGACGCCAGTATTTAATATCGAGTCTTCCAGTTGAACCATTTAGCTACATGTTTCTACAAATAATTTCAGAGCCCACcatttgaggagaaaaaaaaaaaatctctagggTTATTACCACCTTTACTGCCTGTAATGGATGAGCCTGTATGTTTTTGTCCATTTGAGATTCAACTTTTGTCTGCTCTGACTGCTAGGGGCAATGCTAGCCTTGGGCAAGCCATCCAAGATGTCATGGCCAGTTTTAAAATGCCGTTAGTTTCCTTctcttgtagattttttttaaaaggccggAAGGCACCATTCTGAAATCTGTATAATCCAGCCAATCGTTAGCAAGAGGCACCTGGTCTTGATCTAAAGATTCTGAGAGAGAAAATCTGCCCGGTCACTTGGGGAACCTCTCCAGTGGTTAGCTCCTTGCCCCATTACAAACTTGCCCCCTCcctgtttccagtctgaatgtgtctcgCTTCAACTCCCTCCTGCTAGATCTTGTTCAATCTTTGCTCAATTATAAAGCCCTCTGCTATCAACAGTCTCCTTCCCCGTGGAGGTTGGACCACCCTTTTTGGCTCAAGCAGCCAGTCAAAGCTGGGGGGCCCTGCAATTGTTCCAGCTGGGCAGAGAAATTGATCCTAGAATCTGGCACCTTTGAGGCAATGCTGTTTGTTTGCAAGGGAccgtacaaagtcctgtttctctgaacacaggtGGACCCAAAAAACAGGAGGTCGcttccttccctgcagcagcacacatcctgggtgtgtgtctgtctttctctgcttctgtctctctctccttgtgccaTGCCCCCAAGACTCTTCGCCTGAAACCTATACTCTGCACCGAAGGCTCTTGAATTCCCCTGCACCGAAGGCTCTTGAATTCCggagtggctgtggtttgccatggGCTTGGAGAGCGCTGTTGTATCTTACACTGAACCTGAGCAAAGGGCAGCGGTTAGCTCATCAGGTTCAGGGGTTTTAACCCACCCTAAGGCAGTACGTCTCAGTTAATGAAATCAACtgagcttccccctccctcacattGCTCTTGTAGCAACTCTTGGTTCATGGACCAGACTCTGATCTCACTTCCACCCAGTTTACATTGGAGGGGGCACCAGATTGGAGCTGAGCCGAGGCCCGTCTCGCCCGGTATCCCGGCTCTGGGGGTGCCCAGCACAAGGTGCTGCAGAGCAAAGTGTAAGAACCTGGCAGAGGCAGAGGGGGGAtaagcttccccctccccgccacatTAGGTCTCTGCCTCATCTTAATAGTCCGAGATCGTCTTAAGCCCTGGGGGGGGCGGTTTCTTTCTCCCTCAGCCTGGTTGTAAATCGAGCCACTCCTCCAGGGTATTATTATTATCCTCTGCATCAGATTAGCACCTAGGACCAGGCCATCC includes:
- the PLEKHG2 gene encoding pleckstrin homology domain-containing family G member 2: MPEGARRGSKKKAGNQVAARPSSVSSLSGIAGGMAAATISGSCTSVNTVCSDGERPVSLSSSASSASLPDSQSAFGSSGALGGGCPAGYPPDTQQNGSDISLDLTPVALLEGPAEGSLGGAKCGGGGSAWSPGPARARERRVKLSQLDRVVLEIVETEQAYVRDLRSIVEDYLGCIIDSGHLPLKPEQVSTLFCNIEDIYEFNSELLEELESSSSAHAIAECFVQRSEEFDIYTLYCMNYPNSVSVLRECMENQVLAGFFRERQATLCHSLPLETYLLKPVQRILKYHLLLQELARHCERSSAGYEVVEEATITMTAVAWYINDMKRKQEHAARLQVRGGTGGVCTSPAWAPSRGSRPLGCSPSVAPPCCTRAPALSPAPARGRWPEWGSCCALLPPPPQCCNLALSESLKDPLSFKISDLTIPKQQHMVQARNQEEKRLWIHYLKRLIVENHPASIPQKAKQVLLENSFQSSPEIRCSPEPLKTPAPSPRMEDAWGFPRGRRQSEPPKFMCSPERARKSCPVVQPDSATQYRRGRRQSEPTTELSQMGQEQNGRCRGLPATPKLKHAGSEGELFPAPPPLALSGSVCTLDSSVAEESDHGEDAESPPFCLAEEPLSITEEILELLSQRGLSGDLGTEETPWGQGEQRPGSPTPQPEQDPPLSRAVLEERAEGSEIQEADATGGDEPCCGSLGLTQPLPPRHPPQSESEEEQKEERGPSPLCVLEDLSAEEAAGKPEGLAGDNALRAGREASNEELGSTDGACPAYGDGSAQDSPLTRDDRLLIEKIKCYYEASEAAPDLPAQEGALSAPTGVVRDSVLHFNRLPQQEGAMDCERGRASRAKARPARQEDARRRWGQFLDQNTIPRDANQEDSGNGEGPAFDQDTQFGANQEAQEDAGKGQGQPINPDIHGINQEDAGKGQDQLIDQGTEADANQEDAGKGRGQLIDGGTEADANQEDAEKGRGQPASHVAPPPAGQEPEYKSCAEIRRAWREKERGAADALGARTPRMKLGSKGPAAAREPPPFLEPLWIVEESDLAAPPRLPRGDGVPRADGVPPAGYAPLPGLYEDTAPCLLENSERILSKVQALARMYSEKISRSKMARRPQDGLRRPVPSRMGTLESLREEMPGPCLPRCEPRLYGHVLIREPPLHVNCVQENVLLVAAARGNALDLHSDGPAPLLASLHLGSPPAEEPGAAQQELPPPAAVPPPPSLVEPPPKLSGDPPSPGNPDGEGPGMGSSPSPAPVATSGTGTTPEAKDFEGAGCLSVPGCQAGLQACGHRGKPSTGEVSTETAASSPFWEAALSQQAPEVAGPVPVASPTPATERQPACVGTSSEPDLVGQDLSIPGAGPPEPAGKQSGPIVVLLPEERALALGRDSPPGTEELLPQPLLGPVCCETGEASLPPAPDPVPPAAPSSAAGSSSPVHSNALPLAAVPSRGTRLPSRATGMAHPSPELFSAAAAQPSRSVARSAPTSPSSGLDRSPLPALLRLQTSSPAHRRLSSSAAAISRYIAASCISQSLAKRNGASSGPPDTQPPAAETPAPTRPLPACTAIPRSSYPLGPPGTQPPLAETLAPTKPLPPCSAIPRPSACPLGPPGTQPPAAETPAPTRPLPPCSAIPKPSSCPLGPPGTQTPSTETPAPTRPLPPCSAVPRLPPGPLGSRAPAPPSAPFPSEKANAWSHCTSKRDPSQLSVCPSPCASPGSPSAPGCCRDSGWLGEPIPLVSGSGVLLAFDRLSGTCPAPRAKQPAPFSSTSEPSSRVQSPAPACPRVCSPPPSSQRPAVGRGGFAPPRPCSFAPLHVPSQPSTLRLSSPLQPTSHPSATLPQPGRRPRGNPESPPFPRDGDRAGCCSRAPPSNSASPSPDELDGIKWPDVPGLRSRYADWAGSMGAPGSPEEYPKVRADSARDMGPHRASYSTTVNIQIGGSGRIASFSNAQVSLTHPLLAAPGQHSTRRINGSTLETPQKT